The genomic stretch CCCCTTTTACTAGATTACGAACTTTTTGTTCGGTTACTTCACCAAACACACGCACTAGGTATTCACGCTCAACTTGGCGACTTGGGTGCATTAGACGGTTTGCTAATTCACCATCAGTAGTGAAAAGTAGCAGACCAGACGTGTTTGCATCCAAACGACCAACAGAGATCCAACGAGAGCCACGAATTTTTGGCAGACGGTCGAAAACCGTGCGACGGCCTTCTGGGTCATGACGAGTACACAGCTCACCCTCAGGCTTGTAGTACGCAAGTACACGACAGATCACTTCTTCTTGAACCTTTGCAGATACAATGTGACCATCGATACGAACTACACTGCTCTCATCTTCCAGTCTTTCACCAAGTTTAGCGACCACACCGTTCACGCTTACGCGTCCGGATTTAATTAACGATTCGATCTCACGACGAGAACCGTGTCCAGCACGTGCTAATACTTTTTGTAACTTTTCGCTCATTTATCTACCTATGTGTCGTCTTCACAGACGTCGAGACCAGAATTGGCCTTCATTGTGCAAGTTACCCATGTAGATGGGATTTTTTCGGTCGGTCATTATACGCGATTCTTGCATTTAATGTAAGTGAAATCCTGCCAATTCTCCGCCCACAATTTACCGTTCAAGACAAACTCTCGGCCCAACTTTTGTCCTACTAAGTATGAGATATTCCCATGCAGAATCGAACTATTATGGGTCGTTCCTATCCTCTTTCAAACGGTCTCAGCTGATAAAATTGTCAGGGTTATAACAACAATAACCCATTTAGCTTGCTGGCTATGGTAATCAGATAAAAGGAATAAAAAATGTCTAAGACAAATCTTGACCTAAACTGGATTTTTGGCACATCCGGAGATGACGATTTAACAGGAACAAAAGGATCTGAAACCACCGACATCTTTTTCGGATTTGGCGGTAACGATAAGTTTGTAGGCTACGGCGGCAATGATTATATTTTTGGCGGCTGGGGAGACGACACTCTGCTAGGCGGTCGTGGCAACGATTTTATTTCTGGCGGTTTTGGGAATGACTTCATCTCAGGTGGTCTAGGTAATGATTCATTGTTCGGTGGATGCGGTGATGATGTTATTTTCGACTATTCAGGCAACAACTTCCTCAGTGGGGGCTGGGGTAACGATACGCTTGTGATCGGCGATGGCGAGTCAGTGTTGAGCGGGGGCTGTGGTGACGACACATTTGTCTTTACCAACCGTCTGGCGATTGGCGTTCCTGATCAACCGGTATCCTCCAATGACATTGAGATAGAAGCCGATGTTCTCGACTTTAATATCTTCCACGACAAACTGGTCTTTGATTTGGGTAAAGATACAGATGGTGATGGCATTCGCGATACTTTCTTAGATTCGGCGGATGATCTGACCCTTAGCTACAACGAATGTGGTTGGGCAGTATTCTCTAACGAAGAATACAACGTAGAAGTCACGCTAAATGGCGTTAATTCAGCTTACATAAACTATGCTGAACACCACGGTATCGACATTTTCGAATTCGCATAAGCCATCTTTACTCGGCGTAAACACTGCTCAAGTATAAATAATGAAAAAGGAGGCTGATAGCCTCCTTTTGTTTATGTTGATATTTCAACTTATTCGAATGGTGATGGATCGCCAGAACCAATTCGCACCACTTCTGGCTCACCTTCGCTGAAGTCAATCACTGTAGTAGGTTGCTCACCTAAGTAACCACCATTCAGGATCACATCAACTGCATGTTCAAGTTTGTCGCGGATATCTTCCGGATCAGACTCTGTCACATCGCTACCAGGTAGAATCAATGACGTTGACATCAATGGCTCACCCAGTGCTTCGAGAAGATCCAATGCGATTTGGTTATTTGGCACACGAATACCGATAGTCTTACGTTTCGCATTCATCAAGCGACGAGGAACTTCCTTCGTACCTTTGAAGATGAACGTGTAAGGACCAGGAGTGTTGTTTTTCAGTAGTCGGAATGCTCCGTTGTCCACGCGCGCATACAGAGAAATTTCTGACAAATCGCGACACAACAACGTGAAGTTGTGCTTATCATCTAAGCGACGAATCTGACAAATGCGCTCTAGCGCTTGTTTGTTCTCCAATTGGCAACCAAGTGCATACCCTGAATCTGTCGGGTAAACCACGACACCGCCATTACGAATGATTGCTACTGCTTGATTGATCAAGCGAGCCTGTGGGTTTTCTGGATGAACGTAAAAAAACTGGCTCATTGTAATTCCTCATTATCGAGCCTCTCGGCTCTATATTTTTGTGGAGCTTGAA from Vibrio parahaemolyticus encodes the following:
- the rluB gene encoding 23S rRNA pseudouridine(2605) synthase RluB translates to MSEKLQKVLARAGHGSRREIESLIKSGRVSVNGVVAKLGERLEDESSVVRIDGHIVSAKVQEEVICRVLAYYKPEGELCTRHDPEGRRTVFDRLPKIRGSRWISVGRLDANTSGLLLFTTDGELANRLMHPSRQVEREYLVRVFGEVTEQKVRNLVKGVELEDGLARFEDVVYAGGEGMNHTFYVVINEGRNREVRRLWESQECTVSRLKRVRYGDIFLDKKLPRGGWMELDLKEVNYLRELVELRPEKETMLDLSKDNTSRKRERARSQKIRRAVKRHEERVSTSKGRSNNPARRKPKKNAGEQGARNKHR
- a CDS encoding calcium-binding protein, which produces MSKTNLDLNWIFGTSGDDDLTGTKGSETTDIFFGFGGNDKFVGYGGNDYIFGGWGDDTLLGGRGNDFISGGFGNDFISGGLGNDSLFGGCGDDVIFDYSGNNFLSGGWGNDTLVIGDGESVLSGGCGDDTFVFTNRLAIGVPDQPVSSNDIEIEADVLDFNIFHDKLVFDLGKDTDGDGIRDTFLDSADDLTLSYNECGWAVFSNEEYNVEVTLNGVNSAYINYAEHHGIDIFEFA
- a CDS encoding L-threonylcarbamoyladenylate synthase codes for the protein MSQFFYVHPENPQARLINQAVAIIRNGGVVVYPTDSGYALGCQLENKQALERICQIRRLDDKHNFTLLCRDLSEISLYARVDNGAFRLLKNNTPGPYTFIFKGTKEVPRRLMNAKRKTIGIRVPNNQIALDLLEALGEPLMSTSLILPGSDVTESDPEDIRDKLEHAVDVILNGGYLGEQPTTVIDFSEGEPEVVRIGSGDPSPFE